A genomic segment from Microtus pennsylvanicus isolate mMicPen1 chromosome 21, mMicPen1.hap1, whole genome shotgun sequence encodes:
- the Znf467 gene encoding zinc finger protein 467 isoform X1: MRETLEALNSLGFSVGQPEMAPQSESSNGFNNAQGKMSSREEGTRHSCSGHETPGQKEGIHTEQAEAPCMGSQACTPQKTEPAGSVPGEEWMIRKVKVEDEDQEAEEEVEWPQHLSFLPSPFPAPDLGHLTVAYKLEPGTPGSLGGLALSGWAPIPEKPYGCEECERRFRDQLTLRLHQRLHRGEGPCACPDCGRSFTQRAHMLLHQRSHRGERPFPCSECDKRFSKKAHLTRHLRTHTGERPYPCAECGKRFSQKIHLGSHQKTHTGERPFPCTECEKRFRKKTHLIRHQRIHTGERPYQCTQCTRSFTHKQHLVRHQRVHDAASRTRSSTDAPASPHSPSSSPPGPKPFACSHCGLSFGWKKNLATHQSLHLTEGRPFGCDECALGTTVDSAATEPSACAPHAPDYGQGSGPATPQRTTPGERSFFCPDCGRGFAHGQHLARHRRVHTGERPFACAQCGRRFGSRPNLVAHSRAHSGARPFACAQCGRRFSRKSHLGRHQAVHTGSRPHACAVCARCFSSKTNLVRHQAIHTGSRPFSCPQCAKSFSRKTHLVRHQRIHGEVTLPTSTSNLSAPVWPNSSEVVPPPIFF; the protein is encoded by the exons ATGAGAGAGACCCTGGAGGCCCTGAACTCCTTGG GATTCTCAGTGGGACAGCCAGAAATGGCTCCCCAAAGTGAGTCCAGCAATGGGTTCAATAATGCCCAGGGGAAGATGTCATCCAGGGAAGAGGGCACACGGCACTCATGCTCAG GGCATGAGACCCCTGGCCAGAAAGAAGGCATCCACACAGAACAAGCTGAAGCTCCTTGCATGGGCAGCCAGGCTTGTACCCCACAGAAGACTGAGCCTGCAGGCTCTGTCCCAG GGGAGGAATGGATGATTCGGAAGGTGAAGGTTGAAGATGaggatcaggaggcagaggaggaggtggaatggCCCCagcatctctccttccttcccagtccttttCCTGCTCCTGACTTGGGTCACCTGACTGTTGCATACAAACTGGAGCCGGGGACTCCGGGATCTCTAGGTGGGCTCGCGCTGTCAGGGTGGGCTCCGATCCCTGAGAAGCCTTATGGCTGCGAGGAATGTGAGCGGCGTTTCCGGGATCAGCTAACTCTGCGGCTGCATCAGAGGTTGCACAGGGGCGAGGGTCCCTGTGCCTGCCCGGACTGTGGCCGCAGTTTCACGCAGCGCGCCCATATGCTGCTGCACCAACGCAGCCACCGCGGTGAACGTCCCTTCCCTTGTTCTGAGTGCGATAAGCGTTTCAGCAAGAAGGCGCACCTAACCCGCCACCTCCGCACACACACCGGCGAGCGGCCTTACCCATGCGCCGAGTGTGGCAAACGCTTCAGCCAGAAGATCCACCTAGGTTCTCACCAGAAGACCCACACCGGAGAGCGGCCCTTTCCCTGCACCGAATGTGAGAAGCGTTTCCGCAAGAAGACACACCTGATCCGCCACCAGCGCATCCATACTGGCGAGAGGCCCTACCAATGCACCCAGTGCACACGCAGCTTCACACATAAGCAACACCTGGTGCGGCACCAGAGGGTGCACGACGCTGCTAGCCGCACCCGGTCCTCTACCGACGCTCCTGCCTCACCCCATTCACCCTCCTCGTCCCCTCCTGGGCCTAAGCCTTTCGCTTGCTCCCACTGTGGCTTGAGCTTTGGCTGGAAAAAGAACCTTGCTACGCACCAGAGTTTGCATCTCACCGAGGGTCGCCCTTTTGGGTGCGATGAATGTGCACTGGGCACCACCGTAGACTCCGCCGCCACAGAACCCTCAGCCTGCGCTCCCCACGCTCCTGACTATGGCCAGGGTTCGGGGCCTGCGACACCCCAGCGCACCACCCCCGGTGAGCGCTCCTTCTTCTGCCCCGACTGTGGGCGCGGCTTTGCTCACGGGCAGCACCTAGCCCGCCACCGGCGTGTACACACCGGGGAAAGGCCCTTCGCTTGTGCGCAGTGTGGCCGCCGCTTCGGCTCGCGGCCCAATCTGGTCGCCCACTCCCGGGCCCACAGTGGCGCCAGACCTTTTGCCTGTGCGCAGTGTGGCCGCCGCTTCAGTCGCAAATCTCACCTAGGTCGCCACCAAGCAGTGCACACAGGCAGTCGCCCCCACGCTTGTGCTGTCTGTGCCCGCTGCTTCAGCTCCAAAACCAACCTGGTCCGCCACCAGGCAATCCATACCGGCTCCCGCCCCTTCTCCTGCCCGCAGTGCGCCAAAAGTTTCAGCCGCAAGACCCATCTTGTGAGGCACCAACGTATCCATGGCGAAGTGACCCTCCCAACCTCGACCTCGAACCTTTCGGCTCCAGTTTGGCCCAATTCCTCTGAGGTTGTGCCACCTCCAATCTTCTTCTAA
- the Znf467 gene encoding zinc finger protein 467 isoform X2, translating to MQTTDMLLPVPAGKMPIDTSSIPEASFELIPLPITGFSVGQPEMAPQSESSNGFNNAQGKMSSREEGTRHSCSGHETPGQKEGIHTEQAEAPCMGSQACTPQKTEPAGSVPGEEWMIRKVKVEDEDQEAEEEVEWPQHLSFLPSPFPAPDLGHLTVAYKLEPGTPGSLGGLALSGWAPIPEKPYGCEECERRFRDQLTLRLHQRLHRGEGPCACPDCGRSFTQRAHMLLHQRSHRGERPFPCSECDKRFSKKAHLTRHLRTHTGERPYPCAECGKRFSQKIHLGSHQKTHTGERPFPCTECEKRFRKKTHLIRHQRIHTGERPYQCTQCTRSFTHKQHLVRHQRVHDAASRTRSSTDAPASPHSPSSSPPGPKPFACSHCGLSFGWKKNLATHQSLHLTEGRPFGCDECALGTTVDSAATEPSACAPHAPDYGQGSGPATPQRTTPGERSFFCPDCGRGFAHGQHLARHRRVHTGERPFACAQCGRRFGSRPNLVAHSRAHSGARPFACAQCGRRFSRKSHLGRHQAVHTGSRPHACAVCARCFSSKTNLVRHQAIHTGSRPFSCPQCAKSFSRKTHLVRHQRIHGEVTLPTSTSNLSAPVWPNSSEVVPPPIFF from the exons ATGCAGACAACAGATATGCTCCTTCCCGTGCCAGCTGGGAAAATGCCCATCGATACCAGTTCAATACCAGAAGCTTCATTTGAACTCATCCCTCTGCCTATAACAGGATTCTCAGTGGGACAGCCAGAAATGGCTCCCCAAAGTGAGTCCAGCAATGGGTTCAATAATGCCCAGGGGAAGATGTCATCCAGGGAAGAGGGCACACGGCACTCATGCTCAG GGCATGAGACCCCTGGCCAGAAAGAAGGCATCCACACAGAACAAGCTGAAGCTCCTTGCATGGGCAGCCAGGCTTGTACCCCACAGAAGACTGAGCCTGCAGGCTCTGTCCCAG GGGAGGAATGGATGATTCGGAAGGTGAAGGTTGAAGATGaggatcaggaggcagaggaggaggtggaatggCCCCagcatctctccttccttcccagtccttttCCTGCTCCTGACTTGGGTCACCTGACTGTTGCATACAAACTGGAGCCGGGGACTCCGGGATCTCTAGGTGGGCTCGCGCTGTCAGGGTGGGCTCCGATCCCTGAGAAGCCTTATGGCTGCGAGGAATGTGAGCGGCGTTTCCGGGATCAGCTAACTCTGCGGCTGCATCAGAGGTTGCACAGGGGCGAGGGTCCCTGTGCCTGCCCGGACTGTGGCCGCAGTTTCACGCAGCGCGCCCATATGCTGCTGCACCAACGCAGCCACCGCGGTGAACGTCCCTTCCCTTGTTCTGAGTGCGATAAGCGTTTCAGCAAGAAGGCGCACCTAACCCGCCACCTCCGCACACACACCGGCGAGCGGCCTTACCCATGCGCCGAGTGTGGCAAACGCTTCAGCCAGAAGATCCACCTAGGTTCTCACCAGAAGACCCACACCGGAGAGCGGCCCTTTCCCTGCACCGAATGTGAGAAGCGTTTCCGCAAGAAGACACACCTGATCCGCCACCAGCGCATCCATACTGGCGAGAGGCCCTACCAATGCACCCAGTGCACACGCAGCTTCACACATAAGCAACACCTGGTGCGGCACCAGAGGGTGCACGACGCTGCTAGCCGCACCCGGTCCTCTACCGACGCTCCTGCCTCACCCCATTCACCCTCCTCGTCCCCTCCTGGGCCTAAGCCTTTCGCTTGCTCCCACTGTGGCTTGAGCTTTGGCTGGAAAAAGAACCTTGCTACGCACCAGAGTTTGCATCTCACCGAGGGTCGCCCTTTTGGGTGCGATGAATGTGCACTGGGCACCACCGTAGACTCCGCCGCCACAGAACCCTCAGCCTGCGCTCCCCACGCTCCTGACTATGGCCAGGGTTCGGGGCCTGCGACACCCCAGCGCACCACCCCCGGTGAGCGCTCCTTCTTCTGCCCCGACTGTGGGCGCGGCTTTGCTCACGGGCAGCACCTAGCCCGCCACCGGCGTGTACACACCGGGGAAAGGCCCTTCGCTTGTGCGCAGTGTGGCCGCCGCTTCGGCTCGCGGCCCAATCTGGTCGCCCACTCCCGGGCCCACAGTGGCGCCAGACCTTTTGCCTGTGCGCAGTGTGGCCGCCGCTTCAGTCGCAAATCTCACCTAGGTCGCCACCAAGCAGTGCACACAGGCAGTCGCCCCCACGCTTGTGCTGTCTGTGCCCGCTGCTTCAGCTCCAAAACCAACCTGGTCCGCCACCAGGCAATCCATACCGGCTCCCGCCCCTTCTCCTGCCCGCAGTGCGCCAAAAGTTTCAGCCGCAAGACCCATCTTGTGAGGCACCAACGTATCCATGGCGAAGTGACCCTCCCAACCTCGACCTCGAACCTTTCGGCTCCAGTTTGGCCCAATTCCTCTGAGGTTGTGCCACCTCCAATCTTCTTCTAA